In Aridibaculum aurantiacum, the following proteins share a genomic window:
- the mfd gene encoding transcription-repair coupling factor — protein MNLEHLTQKFHENPRLFSLVDRLTMSQPQKLRLSNLQGSSKAFTVASVFQHPNAADLNHLVVLNDAEDAAYFHNTLESLTSALDLFYFPSSFKNRKNYRLLNSSHVMLRTEMLMRLTVGGNKKLIVTYPEALFEKVVLPKTLSQNIISIKTNDTIQLDSIMELFVMYGFERTDFVYEPGQFALRGGILDVYSYGNEKPYRIELFGNDVDSIRIFDPETQLSERKLMQVNIIPNVETQFETGDKVSLMEFLPDNTVVWIEDWQFAKERIEIQEEDLEIFFRVMKENEGRSKNPDEEEDDTKVLKDVKLEDFVNAVVIEQQLQSRHIIEFDKNYFNGFDIQFSTRTQPSFNRQFELLIKDLRDWEKKGFELFLFAENPRQLERLHSIFEDLKAEIHFTPIPVAIHHGFIDEDLKVVCYTDHEIFQRYHKYKVKQAYNKNKALTLKTLRELQPGDYVTHIDHGVGTYSGLQKLEVNGRLQEAVRIIYKDGDILYVNINSLHKISKYTGKEGSIPKINKIGSDAWQRLKEKTKTKVKEIAFDLIQLYAERKAQQGFSHSPDNYMNTELEASFIYEDTPDQSKATADVKKDMESPAPMDRLVCGDVGFGKTEIAVRAAFKSVVDGKQAAVLVPTTILAFQHYKTFSERLKEFPVTVDFVNRFKSAKEKKETLKKLEEGKIDIIIGTHALLGKEVKFKDLGIMIIDEEQKFGVGAKEKLKTLKTNVDALTLTATPIPRTLQFSLMGARDLSIINTPPPNRQPIQTELHVFNEDFIRDAIYYETERGGQVFFIHNRVQGLGEMAGLIQGLCPDLSIGYAHGQLEGHELEERILDFIEKKYDVLVCTNIVESGVDIPNVNTIIINNSHQFGLSDLHQLRGRVGRSNKKAFCYLLAPSLATLPTDSRKRLQTLEQHSELGSGFQIAMRDLDIRGAGNMLGGEQSGFMAEIGFEMYQKILNEAIRELKRSKFKDLFKEEIQKQDDFVTDCTIDTDLEILIPDEYVDSITERLSLYTRLDNCETEEELVDFKQEMLDRFGPIPQPVEDLFITVRCRKLAVELGFEKMTLKDDTLRCFFINRPDSPYFESEIFKNILNYLQTGTNKARLKQTGKNFLLVADQIKSMKEMHTFLERMHAEVVKKETVEA, from the coding sequence ATGAATCTTGAGCATTTAACACAGAAGTTTCACGAGAACCCCCGCCTTTTTTCACTGGTGGACAGGCTTACTATGTCGCAGCCTCAAAAGCTCCGCCTATCCAACCTGCAGGGAAGTAGCAAAGCATTTACGGTTGCTTCTGTTTTCCAACATCCCAATGCGGCAGATCTTAATCATCTTGTAGTATTGAATGATGCCGAAGACGCTGCTTATTTCCACAACACATTAGAAAGTCTTACCAGCGCTTTAGACCTGTTTTATTTTCCTTCTTCTTTTAAAAACAGGAAGAACTACCGCCTGCTAAACAGCAGCCACGTAATGCTGCGCACCGAAATGCTGATGCGCCTTACGGTTGGTGGAAATAAAAAGCTGATCGTAACCTATCCTGAAGCGCTTTTTGAAAAAGTGGTTCTGCCAAAAACGCTTTCCCAGAATATCATCTCTATTAAAACCAACGACACCATCCAGCTCGACTCCATTATGGAGTTGTTTGTGATGTATGGTTTTGAAAGAACAGACTTTGTTTACGAGCCTGGTCAATTTGCATTGCGTGGTGGTATACTCGATGTGTATTCTTATGGAAATGAAAAGCCGTATCGTATAGAGCTGTTTGGTAATGATGTAGACAGCATCCGCATTTTTGATCCTGAAACGCAGCTAAGTGAGCGCAAGCTGATGCAGGTAAACATCATACCCAATGTAGAAACGCAGTTTGAAACAGGTGATAAAGTTTCACTGATGGAATTTTTACCTGACAATACAGTGGTGTGGATAGAAGATTGGCAGTTTGCAAAAGAACGGATAGAGATACAGGAAGAAGACCTTGAGATTTTCTTCAGGGTGATGAAAGAAAACGAGGGGAGAAGTAAAAACCCTGATGAAGAAGAGGATGATACCAAAGTGCTGAAGGATGTAAAGCTTGAAGACTTTGTAAATGCAGTTGTTATTGAACAACAACTTCAATCGCGCCATATTATTGAGTTTGATAAGAACTACTTCAATGGGTTTGATATACAATTCAGCACCCGTACACAGCCATCTTTTAACAGGCAGTTTGAGCTACTGATAAAAGACCTGCGCGATTGGGAGAAGAAAGGTTTTGAACTGTTTCTCTTTGCTGAGAACCCGAGGCAATTGGAGCGCCTGCACAGCATATTTGAAGACCTGAAAGCAGAGATCCATTTTACACCTATACCTGTTGCTATTCACCACGGATTTATCGACGAGGATCTGAAGGTAGTTTGCTATACAGATCATGAAATATTCCAGCGATACCATAAGTACAAGGTAAAGCAGGCTTACAACAAGAATAAAGCGCTTACGCTAAAGACGCTTCGCGAACTACAGCCGGGCGATTATGTTACACACATAGATCATGGTGTAGGAACTTATAGCGGGCTGCAAAAACTAGAAGTGAATGGGCGTCTGCAGGAAGCGGTTCGCATCATCTATAAAGATGGCGATATCCTGTATGTCAACATCAACTCGCTGCACAAGATTAGCAAGTATACAGGTAAGGAAGGCAGCATTCCCAAGATCAATAAGATTGGTAGTGATGCATGGCAGCGGCTGAAAGAGAAAACAAAAACTAAGGTTAAGGAGATTGCTTTTGACCTTATTCAACTGTATGCTGAACGTAAGGCACAGCAAGGTTTTTCTCATTCACCAGATAACTACATGAACACTGAGTTGGAAGCTTCTTTCATTTATGAAGACACCCCAGATCAGAGTAAGGCTACAGCCGATGTGAAGAAGGATATGGAATCTCCGGCTCCAATGGACAGGTTGGTCTGTGGTGATGTTGGCTTTGGTAAAACAGAGATTGCTGTTCGCGCTGCATTCAAAAGTGTGGTGGATGGCAAGCAGGCAGCAGTATTGGTTCCTACCACCATCCTTGCTTTCCAGCATTACAAAACATTTAGTGAGCGTTTGAAAGAATTCCCTGTTACCGTTGATTTCGTCAATCGTTTTAAATCTGCCAAAGAGAAGAAAGAGACACTAAAGAAACTGGAGGAAGGAAAAATAGATATCATCATTGGCACACATGCATTGCTGGGTAAAGAAGTAAAATTCAAAGACCTCGGCATCATGATCATTGATGAAGAGCAGAAATTTGGTGTGGGTGCAAAAGAGAAACTGAAGACGCTGAAGACGAATGTGGATGCACTTACACTTACCGCTACTCCTATTCCACGTACGCTGCAGTTTAGCCTGATGGGTGCAAGAGACCTTAGCATAATAAATACTCCGCCGCCTAATCGCCAGCCGATACAAACAGAGCTGCATGTTTTCAATGAAGACTTCATACGCGATGCCATCTATTACGAAACAGAGCGCGGCGGGCAGGTATTCTTCATTCATAATCGTGTACAAGGTTTAGGTGAGATGGCCGGCCTGATTCAAGGCTTATGTCCTGACCTGAGTATTGGCTATGCACATGGCCAACTGGAAGGTCACGAGCTGGAAGAGCGTATCCTTGATTTTATAGAGAAGAAATATGATGTGCTGGTATGTACCAACATAGTAGAAAGTGGAGTGGATATACCGAATGTGAATACTATTATCATCAACAACTCGCACCAGTTTGGACTTAGTGACCTGCACCAGTTGCGTGGTCGGGTAGGGCGGAGCAACAAAAAAGCATTTTGTTATTTATTGGCTCCTTCTCTTGCTACACTTCCTACTGATAGCCGGAAGCGCCTGCAAACACTGGAGCAGCATAGCGAATTAGGTAGCGGTTTCCAGATAGCCATGCGCGACCTTGATATACGTGGTGCCGGTAATATGCTCGGCGGCGAGCAAAGTGGTTTTATGGCCGAGATTGGATTCGAGATGTACCAGAAGATTTTGAACGAAGCCATCCGCGAACTGAAGCGCAGCAAGTTCAAGGATCTATTTAAAGAGGAGATACAGAAGCAGGATGATTTTGTAACAGACTGTACCATTGATACCGATCTTGAGATACTCATCCCAGATGAATATGTAGATAGTATAACTGAAAGATTATCGTTATACACGCGACTTGATAATTGCGAGACAGAGGAAGAACTGGTAGACTTCAAACAAGAAATGCTGGATCGTTTTGGTCCTATACCACAGCCTGTAGAAGATCTGTTTATCACTGTTCGCTGCCGCAAGTTGGCGGTAGAACTTGGCTTCGAAAAAATGACGCTTAAAGATGATACCTTACGCTGCTTTTTCATCAACCGACCTGACTCTCCATATTTTGAATCGGAAATTTTCAAGAACATACTTAATTACCTGCAAACAGGCACCAACAAGGCTCGCTTGAAACAAACTGGTAAGAACTTTTTACTGGTAGCAGACCAGATCAAGAGCATGAAAGAGATGCACACCTTCCTGGAGCGCATGCATGCTGAAGTAGTAAAGAAAGAAACGGTGGAGGCTTAA